GTCTGTCCCCCTCCAACTGGTAGACCCTTCCTTCAGTCAATAAGTGGCCATTAGTCCCACCCATGGGTCACAGCTGTGCCAGGAGTtgcaggaggggtgggggcaggaggtcaGCATGGGGAGAGCATATTGATGTGGCAGTATGAGGAGACGGAAGTGACAAGCAGGGGCTCCCGTGAGCCACTGCACATTGTAGGGCTTCATGGGAGGAGGAGATCTCAGGGCaatggaaggcttcctggaggaggtgggcttgctgggtcaggaggatgtgtgtaggtagAGAGAGCATCCCTGGAGTAGAGTACAGCGTGAGCAAAGGGGCCTGGGGAACAGTGAGGACCCTGGAGCTCTCCGACACCTCTGCCCAGGCTTTCCTCATTGACACAACCTCCAAAGGGCTCTTTCTTCCAGGGCCTGAGCTGTGTTGGTGGTGCCCGGTATGGGTTAGGGGTCATGGGCACCCTTTCctcctgctggggcctgggtttcCCCGTGGTCTGGCGGGGGGACAGACCAGGAGCTATAGAACAACACGGGCCTTGGTGTGACCCCTGCTTGTGTTTGACCCAATTCTGCAGATCGCTGACTTTGGCCTCTCCAACCTCTACCACCAAGGCAAGTTCCTGCAGACATTCTGTGGGAGCCCCCTCTATGCCTCGCCCGAAATCGTCAACGGGAAGCCCTACACGGGCCCAGAGGTAAGTGTCTGGACTCCTCCACCAGCCCGCCTCAGCTTAGATCCTGAGAGAGGGACGCACTAGTTTTCTAGTTATTCCCTTTCTCAGATCACAAAACTCACTTCCCCACCAAAGTAGTGTGTGGCCGGGTCTCTAGCAGGCGTGGCAAAACTGGAACAAGAGCTTAAGTCTTTTGACCCCCAGTCTGGTTCTGTGCCCCTCACCTTCCACATTCCCATTACCTCTCCCGGCCCCCAGCCAGCCTCCCTGGAGGGATGGTATCTGTCACGACCACCACTCCTGGCCCAGAAGGGGTGACCTCGTCACTGATCTTGTGTTTGTGGCTGCTTCTCCCAAGGGGAGGCAAATGACAGCAGCTCTCCCCATGAACCTCAGTCCCTTCTGCAGTGTCACCCTCTCTGCCCCTGGGTACTAGAAGGAGGTGGTCCTCAGATACACTGGGCTCTGAGTTCTCCCACATGGGCTCCCTTTTCCCCATGGTATTGAATGAAGGTGAGGCTGGAAGCCCTCTAGCCTGTGGCATGAGGAGGTCCTGGCTgatcctctctctccctcaggtGGACAGCTGGTCCCTGGGTGTTCTCCTGTACATCCTGGTGCATGGCTCCATGCCCTTTGATGGGCAGGACCATAAGACGCTGGTGAAACAGATCAGCAATGGGGCCTACCGGCAGCCGCCTAAACCCTCTGGTGAGTGAGAGGTGTAGGCGTTCTCATCTAGGTGCAGGGTGTCCTTTGCTAATTCCTGAGGCAGGAATTAAACAGTGACAGTAAAGTGAAGAGGGCAGCCCACTGTAGATGGAGTGTACCTTCCACCTCAACTCCTGCTGTCATCTCTTTGCCTCCTATGTCTGTGACCTCCCAGGAAGGAAGGGatagctccttccttcctttatgggCAAGCTTTATCCTATTTGGAAAGTGCGTCCTAAGGTCTAACTTAGATCCTCTTTGCTACCATTGTCTCATTTCCTACTGCTTTTGTCCTTGTCCTCAGAAATCTTTTTGTCCTTTCACGTACGATGTGTAAGGCAAGAAGAAAGGTGTGAGGACCTTGGTTTACTCTTGAGCAGTCCCTCCCCTCAGAGGGTTGCATGTCAGTGGAGCAAAGGAGGATACACACTAACACATAAACATGGCTGTGGTCCTGAGGGGTGGTGGGATggaagaggaaatcgacagtcaATCCAGGAAAGCTGGAGACTGGGGAGCCGGCCCAGGCTGCGGCGTGTATGGGGCCCTAGGTGGGAGTGGCATATCTGACACCGGAGTGAGCAGTGTCTCAGCACAAATGGGGGTAAGCCAGTGAGGGGGACTGTGGGTGCCCATGCTCCTGGCTATGGATCTGAaacccttctccttcttcttttagaTGCCTGTGGCCTGATCCGGTGGCTATTAATGGTGAACCCTACCCGCCGGGCCACCCTGGAGGATGTGGCCAGTCACTGGTGGGTCAACTGGGGCTATGCCACCCGTGTCGGGGAGCAGGAAGCTCTGCAAGAGGGAAGGCACCCCGGCAGCGACTCTGGCCGGGCCTCCGTGGCTGACTGGCTCCGGCGGTCCTCCCGCCCCCTCCTGGAGAACGGGGCCAAGGTCTGCAGCTTCTTCAAGCAGCATGCGCCTGGAGGCGGGAGTCTCGCCCCTGGCCTGGAGCGCCAGCATTCGCTCAAGAAGTCCCGCAAAGAGAATGACATGGCCCAGACTCTCCAGGGGGACCCAGCTGCTGACACCTCCCCTCGCCCTGGCAAGGGCAACCTCAAGCTGCCGAAAAGCATTCTCAAGAAGAAGGCATCAACCTCCTCGGAAGGGGCAAGGGAAGGCCCTGAGCTTGGCCCCGTCCCTGCGAGCCCAGGACAGGCTGCCCCCCTGCTCCCCAAGAAGGGCATCCTCAAGAAGTCTCGCCAGCGGGAATCCGGCTACTACTCCTCTCCTGAACCCAGTGAGTCTGGGGAGCTCTTGGATGCGGGGGACGTGTTTGTAAGTGGGGACGCCATGGAGCACATGCCCCCCCAAGCCTCAGGGCTGCGGCTCCATCGCAAGGGCATCCTCAAACACAACGGCAAGTTCTCCCACGCAGCCCTGGAGCTCACAAGCCACACCACTTTCGGTTCTTTGGATGAACTGGCCTCACCTCACCCTCCAGCCCGGGCCAGCCGCCCCTCGGGGGCAGTGAGTGAGGACAGCATCCTGTCCTCTGAGTCCTTTGACCAGCTGGACTTGCCCGAACGGCTCCCTGAGCCCCCACTGCGGGGCTGTGTGTCTGTGGACAACCTCATGGGGCTTGAGGAGCCCCCCTCAGAGGGCCCTGGAAGCAGGGGCCTGAGGTGCTGGCGGCAGGACCCCCTGGGGGATAGCTGCTTTTCCCTGATGGACTGCCAGGAGGTGACAGAGGCCTACCAACAGGCACTGGGGGTCTGCTCAAAGCTCAGCTGAAGGTGGGGGGCATTGCCCCATCCCGGCTGGCTCTAAGATGCAGCTGGCTGTACCCTGAGGGGAAACTGCCTtcttccctgcctcccaggaCCAGCATCCCAGCCCAGAAGGCTGAGATGGTTTGCAGTTGAGCCCTGGGGAGGGCTGGATGTGGGAAGTGGGCAAGTGAAGTGCACTGAGGGTTCAATGTCTTCAGCCGCATGGAACCAAGAAGGTAGTAGAAGGGAAATGAGTAGAGAAGTAGAGAGGAAGGCCCAAGGCTGAGTCCAGGTTGCCTGTTTCTTGTACACATAGCAGGGCCATAGAGAGCTGGAAAGAGCGCTCTCAGCGCCCAGCTCCTATAAAGAGTAAGTTTTGCGCATGGTGCCTTCCTGCCAAGGTGGGGATGGAAACTCTTTATTCACATACACATTCCCATCTCCACCAACCACTCAGACTGGAGTGTGGCACCCCCTAATGTGCCTGGGGTGTCCTGGGAATGGTCTTCTAGAGTGTGCCCTTCCTTATTTATCTGAGCGGTAAGAGAAcccagcctctgtttcctcaaagGTTCTCTCCCCTTTCGCATCCTCCAAACCTGGCCCAAGCCTCCTGGAGTCGCTGCTGTGAATCTAAAAGACTTGAAAAGGCTCAGGCTGCTACTGGACGTCATCTCAAGGGGCCCAGATTCCCCTGGACCCCACCTTGGACCTCAAAGACTCTGAACTTCTCTAGCCTCCAAGCTGCTCCTGCTACTGAGAATGGATGTATCTGTTTCTCTGGGCTTTCAGGGCCTagaatgttcttatttatttttatgttttcagctctgcatttttaaaatagtgaatctTACTGTTTTCAATAATGTGAATACTATGTTCTGGGGAAATGCACTATGACATCTAAGTTTTGTGTACAGGGAGATATTTTCGCAATGATTCCCTACTGATCAAGGGGAAGCCGGGGGCCTTTTATAAATCTACATGTCCCATCGCACTATCTGTAAGGGGTCTCTGGCTCCCTCCATCCACGCGCTGATTCCATCTACCTGATGGTCCCCTCTTCCCTTCTGTGGTGGCTAGAAAGAGCCACCCCATTAAAAACCAGGAAGATGATTGGAAAATAGCTCCTGTGGTTCTGTTTGGGGAAGTGGGGCACAGCAGGTCTTCGAGTTTTCTCTTAACACACACTCCCCTGGGCTCTCACaggtggaaaaaagagaacctgcttcagaaaaacaaaacacacaccaaaaacgGAGCTCTTAGCTCCAAAGGACTCCCTGTTATACCTCCATCAGCGGTTCTGCCCTTGTAAACACACAGCGGGGAGGGTGCCCTGGGCTAAGGGTCCCAATTTGCTCCTCCTGCCTTTAGCACTAAAGAACTGGGTTTGGCAGATAAtacagccctgcccccaccctgccccctcctctcccatccctcccccatctagCTCCGTCCCCTGCTGCTTGTAGGCACCTCCACCGCCTTTATTCTCTCCCTCCAAAGAAATCCCTTTCCCTCCGGTGCAGGCAGCTGCTCCCCACTCCGCCCCCCAACCGCCTGACTCTTAGAGGAAGTAAAGAATGCTTGGAATGCCCCCCTCGTTGGCCGTTCCTCTCCACCCCCTGCAGAGCATTCCCCGGACTCCCGCTCCATTGAGAAACTCCCAGGCTCAGAGGGCTAGGATGAAAGGGAGGATAAGGACAAagtgcaggcaggcaggcagccggCTGGCTCCAGCTTCAAGCAGGCTCCCTCCCCCGTACCTCACCCGGCTCTGGTGTTCGCAGGCCCCCAAACAGTCTGCTCCCCGtccccctgccctcctgccagcCTTCGGTGCCTGCCGGTGTGGAGCATCTTtactgccctccccctccctgcctctggggAGCTGGCAAAGTTGCTGAGTCTGGGGAAGAAGTGGGGAGGCCAGGCAACTATGGGATCAGGATGGGAGAGTAAACAAGAAAccgtttagggcttccctggtggcgcagtggttgcgcgtccgcctgccgatgcgtgggaaccgggttcgcgccccggtctgggaggatcccatgtaccgcggagcagctgggcccgtgagccatggctgctgggcctgccccacgtgccgcggagcggctgggcccgtgagccgtggccgctgagcctgcgcgtccggagcctgcgctccgcaacgggagaggccacagcagtgagaggcccgtgtaccgcgaaaaaaagaaaaaaaaaactcgtTTAGGCTACAAATGGAGTATTTCAGTCTGATAGTTTTGAAAAGGCGCCATGTCTCCTGGTGATGgggttcccacctccagcctttTCATGGAGACTTCTGAAGCTCTTCCAGCCCCGAGGCTCCGCCACTTGAAAACAAGGCAGGTCCAACTGAGTGCTGGAGCTCTGGGCTAGACTGTGGGTagacacaagaaaaatataaggGAGGGTCTTTACCCAGGAAGCATAGAGTTCAGATGTGGAGTTAACTGTGTTCATTAATTCACTGACTCAGGAATCAAGCCCTATTGTGTGCTAAGCTCCGTGGAAGATAGAGGTAACTGCTCTGTTTCTGGTGCAACGCATAAGATCCTAACCTCAGAGAGGCTGCAGACTGAACAGCAAACCAGCATgcataaaaatgagtaaaattcaacagaaaaagTTTTAGTTCAGACAATGTTGAAGGGGAGTTGGGATGATGAGAAAGAAGAATTGCAACTTAGGAGATAACAGggctaccatttattaagtgcttatgtATCAAACACTTGATATGTTACGTAATGCCCAGGAAAGCCTTGTTAGTTCGGTACAATTTTTATCATTCTCGGGTCACGGAGGAAGAAATTGAGACTCAAAAACATAAAGTCACTCGCCTAGTTAGCAGGTGGGAAAACTCAACTCAAATCCAGGTCTGAGGGATGCCAGATCTTAGCGGAGTGGGCGATGGGGGGCTCATTTAAACTAGATTGGGTTTGGAGAGTTGGGAGAATATCAGTGAATGGAACTGCAAATACTTATTGAGACACTATTACATGCCACACTCTTGTCCAGGCACAAGGAGTGTGGCAATTTCTTCTGCCCCAGATGCCTTCCCCTTACCTCCAAAGCCCCCAAAGGGAGCTGGGAAATAAAGGGTGAGTGAGAACACGGAGAAGCTAGAGTGGGGAGACAGggcgggaggagaggagggacGCCAAGCCCCTGCAGCCCATCCTACTAGCACTGCTGGTGGGGCGGATTTCTAGGAAGAGGAAGGAACGCAAAGGTACTTGGTCCTGAGATCTTTGTCCTCTTTGAGGTCTGTTTGCTTAACCTCTTCCAAGCCAGGGactgggaggggtgggcaggagaggggaTGGATGTGGCGGAAGCCCACTGGGGAAAGAGACTCTGGGTGGGAAGAGAATGCCTATCACTCCAGCCCCTAGAGACCCAGGCTCGGGGATTCCATTTGCACGGAGCTTCCCCTCGCTTGCCAGGATGCTTCATACCAAAAACATTCCAGAAAGCAGGCTCAAAGAGATGACTCTGGGCCCCAGGGGGGAAGGCTGGAGCCCTAGGAATATTTAGTGCCACATCAGCGCTTCTGGAATGTGAATAACCCAGACAACCACCGGGGGCAACTTTGGGAGAC
This genomic interval from Physeter macrocephalus isolate SW-GA chromosome 4, ASM283717v5, whole genome shotgun sequence contains the following:
- the NUAK2 gene encoding NUAK family SNF1-like kinase 2 isoform X1, with amino-acid sequence MHIRREIEIMSSLNHPHVIAIHEVFENSRKIVIVMEYASRGDLYDYISERQRLSEREARHFFRQIVSAVHYCHQNRVVHRDLKLENILLDANGNIKIADFGLSNLYHQGKFLQTFCGSPLYASPEIVNGKPYTGPEVDSWSLGVLLYILVHGSMPFDGQDHKTLVKQISNGAYRQPPKPSDACGLIRWLLMVNPTRRATLEDVASHWWVNWGYATRVGEQEALQEGRHPGSDSGRASVADWLRRSSRPLLENGAKVCSFFKQHAPGGGSLAPGLERQHSLKKSRKENDMAQTLQGDPAADTSPRPGKGNLKLPKSILKKKASTSSEGAREGPELGPVPASPGQAAPLLPKKGILKKSRQRESGYYSSPEPSESGELLDAGDVFVSGDAMEHMPPQASGLRLHRKGILKHNGKFSHAALELTSHTTFGSLDELASPHPPARASRPSGAVSEDSILSSESFDQLDLPERLPEPPLRGCVSVDNLMGLEEPPSEGPGSRGLRCWRQDPLGDSCFSLMDCQEVTEAYQQALGVCSKLS
- the NUAK2 gene encoding NUAK family SNF1-like kinase 2 isoform X2, which encodes MESLAFPRRLGPAPSATAALAAELVRPLADGLLKSPKPLMKKQAVKRHHHKHNLRHRYEFLETLGKGTYGKVKKARESSGRLVAIKLIQKDKIKDEQDLMHIRREIEIMSSLNHPHVIAIHEVFENSRKIVIVMEYASRGDLYDYISERQRLSEREARHFFRQIVSAVHYCHQNRVVHRDLKLENILLDANGNIKIADFGLSNLYHQGKFLQTFCGSPLYASPEIVNGKPYTGPEVDSWSLGVLLYILVHGSMPFDGQDHKTLVKQISNGAYRQPPKPSDACGLIRWLLMVNPTRRATLEDVASHWWVNWGYATRVGEQEALQEGRHPGSDSGRASVADWLRRSSRPLLENGAKVCSFFKQHAPGGGSLAPGLERQHSLKKSRKENDMAQTLQGDPAADTSPRPGKGNLKLPKSILKKKASTSSEGAREGPELGPVPASPGQAAPLLPKKGILKKSRQRESGYYSSPEPSESGELLDAGDVFVSGDAMEHMPPQASGLRLHRKGILKHNGKFSHAALELTSHTTFGSLDELASPHPPARASRPSGAVSEDSILSSESFDQLDLPERLPEPPLRGCVSVDNLMGLEEPPSEGPGSRGLRCWRQDPLGDSCFSLMDCQEVTEAYQQALGVCSKLS